A window from Leifsonia shinshuensis encodes these proteins:
- a CDS encoding hemolysin family protein — MLGVGLLLTIGTGLFVASEFALVNLDRGDLEARRERGESRLTMTIAALKITSTHLSSAQLGITLTTLLTGYTMEPAISSLLRGPLTATGLPEGAVTPIATIVAIAVATLLSMILGELVPKNFALALPLATAKLVIPFQTVFTTVFRPFVALLNGTANGFLRLLGIEPKEELSGARTADELSSLVRRSASAGVLEEDTATLLSRTLAFSSRNASDVMTPRPRIEAVQRTESAQAVAELARRTGYSRFPVIGDDIDDVLGVVHVKQAVAVPRQRRGRVPASALMTDPLRVPETMNLDTLLGELRGRGYQLAIVVDEYGGTSGIATLEDLVEEIVGEVADEHDRTRAGVIRGRDSITFPGILRPDELEERAGVTVPEEGPYETVAGFVMNELGRLPKVGDEVVIDGGTLRVERLDGRRVDRIRYTPDPVPVGENGNGKSANGEGAAHE; from the coding sequence ATGCTGGGCGTCGGCCTGCTGCTCACGATCGGCACCGGCCTGTTCGTCGCCAGCGAGTTCGCCCTCGTCAATCTCGACCGCGGCGACCTGGAGGCCCGGCGGGAGCGCGGCGAGTCGCGGCTCACCATGACGATCGCGGCGCTGAAGATCACGTCGACCCACCTGTCGAGCGCCCAGCTCGGCATCACGCTGACCACGCTGCTCACCGGTTACACGATGGAGCCGGCCATCAGCTCGCTCCTGCGCGGGCCGCTGACCGCGACCGGGCTCCCGGAGGGGGCGGTCACCCCGATCGCGACGATCGTCGCCATCGCCGTGGCGACCCTGCTGTCGATGATCCTCGGCGAGCTGGTCCCCAAGAACTTCGCGCTCGCGCTGCCGCTGGCGACGGCCAAGCTGGTGATCCCGTTCCAGACCGTGTTCACCACCGTGTTCCGGCCGTTCGTGGCGCTGCTGAACGGCACCGCCAACGGGTTCCTCCGTCTGCTCGGCATCGAGCCGAAGGAGGAGCTGTCGGGAGCGCGCACGGCCGATGAGCTGTCGTCCCTGGTCCGCCGCTCGGCGAGCGCCGGCGTGCTGGAGGAGGACACGGCGACGCTGCTCAGCCGCACGCTGGCGTTCTCGTCGCGCAACGCCTCGGACGTCATGACGCCCCGGCCGCGGATCGAGGCGGTGCAGCGCACGGAGTCCGCCCAGGCCGTCGCCGAGCTGGCCCGGCGCACCGGGTACTCCCGCTTCCCGGTGATCGGCGACGACATCGACGACGTGCTCGGCGTGGTGCACGTCAAGCAGGCGGTCGCCGTGCCCCGGCAGCGCCGCGGCCGCGTTCCGGCGTCCGCGCTGATGACCGACCCGCTGCGCGTCCCCGAGACGATGAACCTGGACACCCTGCTCGGCGAGCTGCGCGGGCGCGGCTACCAGCTGGCGATCGTCGTCGACGAGTACGGCGGCACGTCCGGCATCGCGACTCTCGAAGACCTGGTCGAGGAGATCGTGGGCGAGGTCGCGGACGAGCACGACCGCACGCGCGCCGGCGTCATCCGCGGCCGCGACTCGATCACGTTCCCCGGAATCCTGCGCCCCGACGAGCTGGAGGAGCGCGCCGGCGTCACCGTGCCGGAGGAGGGCCCGTACGAGACCGTCGCCGGGTTCGTCATGAACGAGCTGGGGCGCCTGCCGAAGGTGGGCGACGAGGTCGTCATCGACGGAGGGACCCTGCGCGTCGAGCGTCTCGACGGCCGGCGCGTCGACCGCATCCGGTACACGCCGGATCCGGTGCCCGTCGGCGAGAACGGAAACGGGAAGAGCGCGAACGGCGAGGGGGCCGCCCATGAGTGA
- a CDS encoding VOC family protein, whose translation MLETCVTYSVLPASDLRRATAWYRDKLELEPEQTNEGGVLYGTGSDAKIYVYETANAGTAKNTSMCWLVDDIEATMAHLRERGVEFADYDFPGLTTVNGIATDEMGRSAWFQDSEGNYLCLTQPT comes from the coding sequence ATGTTGGAGACGTGTGTCACGTACTCCGTCCTTCCTGCCTCCGACCTGCGGCGGGCCACTGCGTGGTACCGCGACAAGCTGGAGCTCGAACCGGAGCAGACGAACGAAGGCGGCGTGCTGTACGGCACAGGGTCGGACGCCAAGATCTACGTGTACGAGACGGCCAACGCCGGCACCGCGAAGAACACCTCGATGTGCTGGCTGGTCGACGACATCGAGGCGACGATGGCGCACCTGCGCGAGCGGGGGGTCGAGTTCGCGGACTACGACTTCCCCGGGCTCACGACGGTGAACGGCATCGCCACCGACGAGATGGGGCGGTCGGCCTGGTTCCAGGACAGCGAGGGCAACTATCTCTGCCTGACGCAGCCGACCTGA
- a CDS encoding NADH:flavin oxidoreductase/NADH oxidase, which translates to MPSLFDPLTLRGVTARNRIWASPMCQYSVLDQSGVPNTWHLVHLGSLATGGSGIVFSEATAVSPEGRISPQDTGIWTDEQRDAWSPIVAFIEEQGAVPGIQLAHAGRKASTWAAWGFEGRTGTVPESEGGCRTVAPSAVAFEGYDVPQELDLAGIDKVVDDFRSATRRSIEAGFRVLELHAAHGYLLHEFLSPISNRRTDEYGGSLENRARLLLRVIAAVREEAPDAPLFVRFSASDWTEGGWDEHQTATVATWAQDAGADFFDISSGGIQAGIRIPLEPGYQVPFAHHVRSTSDVDVSAVGLITTPQQAAEIVESGQADAVMLARELLRDPHFPLRAAHELGVEIGYWPPQYLRARWRR; encoded by the coding sequence ATGCCCTCTCTTTTCGATCCCCTGACCCTGCGCGGCGTGACCGCGCGCAACCGCATCTGGGCCTCGCCGATGTGCCAGTACTCGGTGCTGGACCAGTCCGGCGTCCCGAACACGTGGCACCTGGTCCACCTGGGTTCCCTGGCCACGGGCGGGAGCGGCATCGTCTTCAGCGAGGCGACCGCGGTCAGCCCGGAGGGCCGCATCAGCCCGCAGGACACGGGGATCTGGACGGATGAGCAGCGCGACGCGTGGTCGCCGATCGTCGCCTTCATCGAGGAGCAGGGCGCCGTCCCCGGCATCCAGCTCGCCCATGCCGGCCGCAAGGCATCGACCTGGGCCGCCTGGGGCTTCGAGGGCCGCACCGGCACGGTGCCCGAGAGCGAGGGAGGCTGTCGCACCGTCGCCCCGTCGGCCGTCGCCTTCGAGGGCTACGACGTCCCGCAGGAGCTCGACCTGGCCGGTATCGACAAGGTCGTCGACGACTTCCGCTCCGCGACACGGCGGTCGATCGAGGCCGGCTTCCGTGTGCTCGAGCTGCACGCCGCGCACGGCTACCTGCTGCACGAGTTCCTGTCCCCGATCTCCAATCGGCGCACGGACGAGTACGGCGGGTCGCTGGAGAACCGGGCGCGCCTGCTGCTCCGCGTGATCGCGGCGGTGCGCGAGGAGGCGCCCGACGCTCCGCTGTTCGTCCGCTTCTCCGCCAGCGACTGGACCGAGGGCGGCTGGGACGAGCACCAGACGGCGACCGTGGCCACCTGGGCCCAGGATGCCGGAGCCGACTTCTTCGACATCTCCAGCGGCGGCATCCAGGCGGGCATCCGCATCCCGCTCGAGCCCGGCTACCAGGTTCCGTTCGCGCACCACGTGCGGAGCACTTCCGACGTGGACGTGAGCGCGGTCGGGCTCATCACGACGCCCCAGCAGGCCGCCGAGATCGTCGAGAGCGGTCAGGCGGACGCCGTCATGCTCGCCCGCGAGCTGCTGCGCGACCCGCACTTCCCCCTCCGCGCCGCCCACGAGCTGGGCGTCGAGATCGGGTACTGGCCGCCGCAGTACCTGCGGGCGCGCTGGCGCCGCTGA
- a CDS encoding HAD family phosphatase: MAISIPGKVVVFDYGEVISTTPTQEDRAALAELAGGEAEVFWPAYWRHRDALDQGTLSIQSYWRGIERELGESWGDATIHRLWLADFRSWLTIDHDTLDVLLDLKAGGTRMALLSNAGRDFGSYFRHGTLGDLFEKVFVSGELGTIKPSADIFEHVMAELGVTPDRTVFIDNKEANVRGAEALGIAGHVFTTPRDLRAYLDALGS; this comes from the coding sequence ATGGCGATCAGCATCCCCGGCAAGGTGGTCGTGTTCGACTACGGAGAGGTCATCTCGACGACCCCCACGCAGGAGGACCGCGCCGCGCTGGCCGAACTCGCCGGCGGAGAGGCCGAGGTGTTCTGGCCCGCGTACTGGCGGCACCGGGATGCACTCGACCAGGGCACCCTCAGCATCCAGTCGTACTGGCGCGGCATCGAGCGGGAGCTCGGCGAGAGCTGGGGCGACGCGACCATCCACCGGCTGTGGCTGGCCGACTTCCGCAGCTGGCTCACCATCGACCACGACACGCTCGACGTGCTGCTCGACCTCAAGGCAGGCGGCACCCGGATGGCGCTGCTCTCGAACGCGGGACGCGATTTCGGCTCCTACTTCCGGCACGGGACGCTCGGCGACCTCTTCGAGAAGGTCTTCGTGAGCGGGGAGCTCGGCACGATCAAGCCGAGCGCCGACATCTTCGAGCACGTGATGGCGGAACTCGGCGTGACGCCCGACCGGACGGTCTTCATCGACAACAAGGAGGCCAACGTGCGCGGGGCGGAAGCGCTCGGCATCGCAGGGCACGTCTTCACGACTCCTCGGGACCTCCGGGCATATCTCGACGCCCTCGGGTCTTAG
- a CDS encoding NAD(P)H-hydrate dehydratase encodes MVAGARALGGDEERRRPVTGWRSWDEGDAAAWIAVPQESSDKYSRGVLGVVTGSDRYPGAAVLGVEGASRTGVGMIRYLGADRPSDLVMRRRPEIVTAPGRVQGWLIGSGMDASSRPDDDAQRLRAALRDGTPLVIDAGALDLVGRASAPVIVTPHFRELATVLASGADDDSDAVTADDIAADPGDWAMRAADSLGVTVLLKGHTTYVAAPGGPRYTVTAGPAWLATAGSGDVLGGVLGALVATHAREIDEDGHAALAALGATAAWVHGRAGERAADGGPIVALDIVGALPGVVRDLVRARR; translated from the coding sequence ATGGTGGCGGGCGCGCGTGCGCTCGGCGGCGACGAGGAGCGGAGGCGGCCGGTGACCGGATGGCGGAGCTGGGACGAGGGGGACGCGGCGGCCTGGATCGCCGTCCCGCAGGAGTCGAGCGACAAGTACTCGCGCGGCGTGCTCGGGGTGGTGACCGGTTCGGACCGCTACCCGGGCGCGGCCGTGCTCGGCGTCGAGGGGGCGTCGCGCACCGGGGTCGGCATGATCCGGTACCTGGGGGCCGACCGGCCCTCCGACCTCGTGATGCGGCGGCGGCCCGAGATCGTGACGGCGCCGGGACGAGTGCAGGGCTGGCTGATCGGCTCCGGCATGGATGCGTCCTCACGGCCCGACGACGACGCCCAGCGCCTGCGCGCGGCCCTGCGCGACGGCACGCCGCTGGTGATCGACGCCGGCGCGCTCGACCTGGTCGGCCGGGCGTCCGCCCCGGTCATCGTCACGCCGCACTTCCGCGAGCTGGCGACGGTGCTCGCGTCCGGCGCCGATGACGACTCGGACGCGGTGACGGCCGACGACATCGCCGCCGACCCCGGCGACTGGGCGATGCGCGCCGCGGACAGCCTGGGCGTGACCGTGCTGCTGAAGGGCCACACCACCTACGTGGCGGCCCCGGGCGGACCGCGCTACACGGTGACGGCCGGACCGGCGTGGCTGGCGACCGCCGGCAGCGGCGACGTCCTCGGAGGGGTGCTGGGCGCCCTCGTCGCGACGCACGCGCGCGAGATCGACGAGGACGGGCACGCGGCGCTCGCCGCCCTCGGCGCCACCGCCGCCTGGGTGCACGGCCGGGCGGGGGAGCGGGCGGCGGACGGCGGCCCGATCGTGGCGCTCGACATCGTGGGAGCGCTGCCCGGGGTGGTGCGGGATCTGGTCCGCGCGCGGCGCTGA